One stretch of Rosistilla oblonga DNA includes these proteins:
- a CDS encoding putative bifunctional diguanylate cyclase/phosphodiesterase, with translation MSIETANRPGRILLVDDQQSIHDAYRTVLLSNNRHDSDLQDLEAELFGDAAPAAPPGNAQGLMTFELTHALQGLEAVELTTAAIEQDNPFEVAFVDMRMPPGIDGLETIARLWQVDPMLQVIICTAFSDYSWPQIIERLGHRDNLLFVKKPFASEEVLQLAMAMTQKHRTSVASQLRLQQLQSANDKLQEEIGQRKTAESELQHAATHDHLTKLPNRNYLKTVLAEQFRRRERNSDKCDALIFLDLDNFKLINDSLGHIVGDELLVQIANRLQDSLASMCGDSAANIGQDSNTPHSLVARLGGDEFVVFLANVESEALAIRFAETIRDDLINSYVLTNQELSVGTSLGIAFANADVATPEDLMRNADLAMYRAKFSGKRCLAVFDRNMHSSVLKQLEMEASLRTVLQDNALRMVYQPIFNVQDGTVTGVESLLRWHHPENGLISPADFIPVAEETGLIVPIGRWVLEEACRTVKRLNHDPGRRPISVSVNVSKRQIIDPGFVLMLGKILESFDISRKLINLEITESLIMENPEHIVDRLHEIRNLGVELHMDDFGTGHSSLSCLHRFPIDVLKIDRSFVSTMESNVDYESIIHAIISLAHNLGVTVIAEGIETQRQLGRLRDLECDLGQGYYFSEPKTLDEVVSLINRLEQAETPAPTVLLGPPHAPGHSTIESC, from the coding sequence ATGAGCATCGAAACCGCAAACCGACCGGGTCGCATCCTGCTGGTCGACGACCAGCAATCGATTCACGACGCCTATCGCACGGTGTTGCTGAGCAACAATCGCCACGATTCCGATCTCCAAGATCTGGAAGCCGAATTGTTTGGCGATGCCGCTCCGGCAGCCCCGCCCGGCAACGCTCAAGGCTTGATGACGTTTGAATTGACGCACGCATTGCAGGGACTGGAAGCTGTCGAACTGACCACCGCTGCGATCGAACAGGACAATCCGTTTGAAGTCGCGTTTGTCGACATGCGAATGCCGCCGGGGATCGACGGATTGGAGACGATCGCCAGGTTGTGGCAGGTCGATCCGATGCTGCAGGTCATTATCTGCACCGCGTTTTCGGATTACTCCTGGCCCCAGATCATCGAGCGCTTGGGGCACCGCGACAATTTGCTGTTCGTGAAAAAACCGTTCGCCAGCGAAGAGGTGTTGCAGCTGGCGATGGCGATGACACAGAAGCATCGCACAAGCGTGGCGAGCCAGTTACGGCTGCAGCAGTTGCAAAGCGCCAACGACAAGTTGCAGGAGGAGATCGGCCAACGCAAGACGGCTGAATCCGAACTGCAGCATGCCGCGACCCACGACCACTTGACCAAGCTGCCCAATCGCAACTACTTAAAAACCGTCTTGGCCGAACAGTTCCGGCGACGCGAGCGGAACAGCGACAAGTGCGACGCGTTGATCTTCTTGGATCTCGACAACTTCAAACTGATCAACGATAGCCTCGGACATATCGTTGGCGATGAACTGTTGGTCCAAATCGCAAACCGCTTGCAGGATTCGCTCGCTTCAATGTGTGGCGATTCCGCGGCGAACATCGGGCAGGATTCGAACACGCCACACAGCTTGGTCGCTCGATTGGGAGGCGATGAGTTTGTCGTCTTCTTAGCCAACGTCGAGTCCGAAGCGTTGGCGATCCGGTTCGCCGAAACGATCCGCGACGACCTGATCAATTCTTACGTCTTGACGAACCAAGAATTGAGCGTCGGCACCAGCCTGGGAATCGCGTTTGCCAACGCCGATGTCGCCACGCCCGAAGACCTGATGCGGAACGCCGACCTGGCGATGTACCGCGCCAAATTCTCCGGCAAACGCTGCCTGGCGGTGTTCGATCGCAACATGCATTCGTCGGTGCTCAAGCAGTTGGAGATGGAAGCGTCGCTCCGCACCGTGCTGCAGGACAACGCGTTGCGGATGGTCTATCAACCGATCTTCAACGTCCAAGACGGCACGGTTACGGGAGTCGAATCGCTGCTGCGATGGCACCATCCCGAAAACGGACTGATCAGTCCCGCCGACTTTATTCCCGTCGCCGAGGAGACCGGGTTGATCGTCCCGATCGGTCGCTGGGTGCTCGAAGAGGCGTGTCGAACCGTCAAGCGACTGAATCATGATCCGGGTCGCCGGCCGATCTCGGTAAGCGTCAACGTCTCCAAGCGACAGATCATCGATCCCGGTTTTGTCCTGATGCTCGGCAAGATCCTCGAGAGTTTTGACATCTCGAGAAAGCTGATCAATCTGGAAATCACCGAGTCGTTGATCATGGAGAACCCCGAACATATCGTCGATCGCTTGCACGAGATCCGCAACCTTGGCGTCGAACTGCACATGGACGACTTCGGCACCGGCCACTCATCGCTCAGCTGCCTGCATCGGTTTCCAATCGATGTGCTGAAGATCGATCGCTCGTTTGTATCGACGATGGAATCGAATGTCGATTACGAATCGATCATCCACGCGATCATCAGCTTGGCGCACAATCTGGGCGTCACCGTGATCGCCGAAGGAATCGAGACCCAGCGGCAACTCGGGCGGCTCCGCGATCTGGAGTGTGATCTTGGTCAGGGCTACTATTTCTCTGAACCCAAAACGCTCGATGAAGTCGTCTCGTTAATCAACCGTTTGGAACAAGCCGAAACGCCCGCTCCGACCGTTTTACTCGGTCCGCCCCACGCTCCGGGACACTCGACGATCGAGTCCTGCTGA
- a CDS encoding CHASE4 domain-containing protein: MNLRLKILLTLIAVFSLYVVIDAAIQQLVIFPRFVSLEQREASQNLYRCQQAIQRDIENLDFFVHDCAAWDDLHEFTADPTRRVGAERYIDTMFRDTNLNLLAVVDTDGNVLHRSFRNVGDSEPLDSVVFPAVQWPLTHPLLQHKSTDGPPHSSSIGGLLMTEYGPIQVASRPILRTGGLPPINGTLIMGRFLDEKVVKSIADQSSVAFTVTPLSVNLTPQSSDSITPQDRDVPIAITEIDDERLAVESMLLDITGQPILRTHAMVYRNITQTGRVAMRYALGSLLVAAFVVLTILLVLLQSIVISPLTHLSDRASHIGETGDLGVRVNVRRSDEFGNLARHFNGMVDNLADTQSRLIELSRRAGMSDVATGVLHNVGNVMTNVNVLSSSMSNRLEQSKLVGLKKSVDLLRANEHQMSEFLATDPRGQKLPGYICQVTDHLELEHLEILQQLQSMSTNLQHAGQILESQQKLATGAQVIESVRPKKLISDAIGMLQASLDSHDVTVSVRCGNLPEVRMDRGKVIQVLVNLIANAKDAIKDIDARNREIEIDVTLSETEELRIEVVDHGCGITPENMEKVFSSGFTTKPLGHGHGLHYCANAARQMKGSLTVHSPGAGLGASFVLSLPKNSVPEAV, from the coding sequence ATGAATCTGCGTTTAAAAATTTTATTAACACTGATCGCCGTCTTTTCACTCTATGTAGTGATCGACGCTGCGATTCAGCAATTGGTTATCTTCCCTCGCTTCGTTTCGCTCGAGCAGCGTGAAGCGAGCCAGAATCTGTATCGCTGTCAGCAAGCGATCCAACGCGATATCGAGAACCTCGACTTCTTCGTTCACGACTGCGCCGCGTGGGACGATCTGCATGAATTCACCGCCGATCCGACTCGTCGCGTCGGGGCAGAGCGGTACATCGACACGATGTTTCGCGATACGAACCTGAATCTGTTGGCTGTCGTCGATACCGACGGGAATGTGCTGCACCGCAGTTTTCGCAACGTGGGCGATAGCGAACCGCTCGATTCAGTTGTCTTCCCCGCGGTTCAATGGCCGCTGACGCACCCGTTGTTACAACACAAAAGCACCGACGGCCCTCCCCACTCTTCGTCGATCGGCGGATTGCTGATGACCGAATACGGACCGATCCAAGTCGCTTCGCGGCCGATTCTGCGGACCGGCGGTCTGCCGCCAATCAATGGAACGTTGATCATGGGGCGTTTCCTGGATGAGAAGGTGGTCAAATCGATCGCCGACCAGAGTTCGGTCGCATTCACGGTGACTCCGCTGTCCGTGAACCTGACTCCTCAAAGCAGCGACTCGATCACGCCACAAGATCGCGACGTCCCGATCGCCATCACGGAGATCGACGACGAACGATTAGCTGTCGAATCGATGCTGTTGGACATCACCGGGCAACCGATCTTGCGAACCCATGCGATGGTCTATCGAAACATCACCCAAACCGGACGCGTTGCAATGCGTTACGCCTTGGGATCGCTGTTGGTCGCCGCATTTGTCGTGCTGACGATCCTGTTGGTCCTGTTGCAGAGCATTGTGATCAGCCCGTTGACCCATCTTTCGGATCGAGCCAGTCATATCGGCGAAACCGGCGACTTGGGCGTCCGCGTCAACGTCCGTCGATCGGACGAATTTGGCAATCTCGCTCGGCACTTCAACGGAATGGTCGACAACCTCGCCGATACGCAAAGCCGCTTGATCGAACTCTCACGTCGCGCCGGGATGTCGGACGTCGCGACCGGAGTACTGCATAACGTCGGCAACGTGATGACCAACGTGAATGTACTGTCGAGTTCGATGTCGAACCGACTGGAACAGTCGAAGCTGGTGGGACTGAAAAAATCAGTCGATCTGTTGCGAGCCAACGAACATCAGATGAGCGAGTTTCTGGCCACCGATCCTCGTGGACAAAAGCTGCCCGGTTACATCTGCCAAGTCACCGACCACTTGGAACTGGAGCACCTGGAGATTTTGCAACAGCTGCAATCGATGTCGACCAATCTGCAGCACGCCGGCCAAATCCTGGAATCGCAACAGAAGCTGGCGACCGGGGCGCAGGTGATCGAATCGGTGAGGCCAAAGAAACTGATTAGCGATGCGATCGGGATGCTGCAAGCGTCGCTCGACAGCCACGACGTGACCGTCAGCGTCCGCTGCGGGAACCTTCCCGAGGTCCGCATGGATCGCGGCAAAGTGATCCAGGTGTTGGTCAATTTGATCGCCAATGCGAAGGATGCCATCAAAGACATCGACGCCAGGAATCGCGAGATCGAGATCGACGTCACGCTTTCGGAGACCGAGGAACTGCGGATCGAAGTCGTCGATCACGGCTGTGGGATCACGCCGGAGAATATGGAAAAGGTCTTCTCCAGTGGCTTCACCACGAAACCGCTGGGACATGGGCACGGGCTGCACTACTGTGCCAACGCCGCTCGCCAGATGAAAGGCTCGCTGACCGTCCACAGTCCTGGGGCTGGGCTGGGGGCTTCTTTTGTGCTTTCGTTGCCGAAAAACTCTGTCCCAGAGGCGGTGTAG
- the rlmN gene encoding 23S rRNA (adenine(2503)-C(2))-methyltransferase RlmN — MTDTPGDLETSPPQRRSLLDLHRDELVGWLAEQKQPKFRAAQILRWVYQQRAMSFEEMTDLPAKLRQRLAEDFDLFTASVEVEQVSHDGTEKLLIRLRDGGEVECVLLRDGPRRSICVSSQVGCAMGCVFCASGLDGVKRNLTHGEIMEQMLRLQRRLPADERLSHIVMMGMGEPLANLDNVLATLDIARDADGLGISPRRITISTVGLPPAIDRLARHGVPYNLAVSLHAPNDELRNRLVPVNVKVGIDKILASADRYFATSGRRLTYEYVLLGGVNDSIQQAHELVRLLRGRSALLNVIPYNPVAGLPYKTPSAGAVTQFREALEQGGVNVQFRTRKGSDIDAACGQLRRNREQLTESQLPLA, encoded by the coding sequence ATGACTGATACCCCTGGCGACCTGGAAACATCTCCCCCACAACGGCGGAGTCTGTTGGATCTCCATCGCGACGAACTCGTCGGCTGGCTGGCTGAGCAGAAGCAGCCGAAGTTTCGTGCTGCACAGATCCTCCGCTGGGTCTACCAACAGCGGGCGATGTCGTTTGAAGAGATGACCGACCTGCCGGCGAAGCTTCGCCAGCGGTTGGCCGAAGATTTCGATCTGTTTACCGCGAGCGTCGAAGTCGAACAGGTCTCCCACGACGGGACGGAAAAGCTGTTGATCCGGCTCCGCGATGGAGGCGAGGTCGAATGCGTCTTGTTGCGCGATGGCCCGCGGCGCTCGATCTGCGTCAGCAGCCAGGTTGGGTGCGCGATGGGGTGCGTCTTCTGTGCCAGTGGACTCGATGGCGTCAAACGAAATTTGACCCACGGCGAGATCATGGAGCAGATGCTGCGGTTGCAGCGGCGTCTGCCCGCCGACGAACGACTCAGCCACATCGTGATGATGGGGATGGGCGAACCGTTGGCGAACCTCGACAACGTGCTTGCTACGCTCGATATCGCTCGCGATGCCGATGGATTGGGGATCAGTCCACGCCGGATCACGATCAGCACCGTCGGTCTGCCTCCGGCGATCGATCGGCTGGCCCGGCACGGCGTTCCCTACAACCTCGCCGTCAGCCTGCACGCTCCCAACGATGAACTGCGAAATCGCTTGGTCCCCGTCAACGTTAAGGTCGGGATCGACAAGATCCTCGCGTCGGCCGATCGCTATTTTGCCACCAGCGGTCGCCGGTTGACCTACGAATACGTGCTGCTGGGGGGCGTGAACGATTCGATTCAACAAGCCCATGAGCTCGTTCGCTTGTTGCGCGGCCGATCGGCGTTGTTGAACGTCATCCCCTACAATCCCGTGGCAGGCCTACCTTATAAGACGCCTTCAGCCGGCGCGGTCACTCAGTTTCGCGAAGCTCTTGAGCAAGGGGGCGTGAACGTCCAGTTCCGCACGCGGAAAGGGAGCGACATCGATGCGGCATGTGGCCAGTTGCGTCGCAATCGCGAACAGCTGACCGAATCGCAGCTGCCGTTGGCCTAG
- a CDS encoding CinA family protein, protein MNQIAQQVADRLTARQTKVVFAESCTAGLVAASLASIPGISQWLCGSVVTYRESMKIAWLGVSPADLQRFSAVSQTVTDQMADGVLRRTEDADIAAAVTGHLGPNAPPQLDGAVFVSIARRAADGTLAVQSTRHQIEATGRIDRQREAVDCVFSELLNALADADD, encoded by the coding sequence ATGAACCAGATCGCCCAGCAAGTTGCCGACCGCCTGACCGCACGCCAAACCAAGGTCGTGTTTGCCGAAAGCTGCACCGCGGGGCTCGTCGCGGCGTCGCTAGCCTCGATTCCAGGGATCTCCCAATGGTTGTGCGGATCGGTCGTCACCTATCGCGAATCGATGAAGATCGCTTGGTTGGGTGTTTCCCCCGCAGACCTGCAACGCTTTTCAGCCGTCAGCCAGACCGTGACCGATCAGATGGCCGACGGCGTGCTGCGGCGGACCGAAGACGCCGACATCGCGGCAGCGGTCACGGGGCATCTGGGCCCCAACGCACCACCGCAATTGGATGGAGCCGTCTTTGTCTCGATCGCCCGACGTGCTGCCGATGGAACCCTGGCGGTGCAATCGACGCGGCATCAAATAGAAGCGACCGGCAGAATCGACCGGCAGCGGGAAGCTGTCGATTGCGTCTTTTCTGAGTTGCTGAACGCGTTGGCAGACGCGGACGACTAG
- a CDS encoding DUF4404 family protein: MPEDQLGQELERLHAMLAAQEELTDEQREKLQQLADDIEAALGKSEASNDFSDQIDELIRDFETHHPTVTDLLRRIVAGLANLGI, translated from the coding sequence ATGCCCGAGGATCAACTAGGTCAAGAGCTTGAACGCCTACACGCGATGCTGGCAGCTCAGGAAGAGCTGACCGACGAGCAGCGTGAGAAACTGCAGCAACTAGCCGACGACATCGAAGCGGCACTTGGCAAGTCCGAAGCGTCGAACGATTTCAGCGATCAGATCGACGAATTGATTCGGGACTTCGAAACCCACCATCCGACGGTCACCGATCTGCTGCGTCGCATCGTGGCTGGACTCGCCAATCTCGGCATTTAG
- a CDS encoding class I SAM-dependent DNA methyltransferase yields MPTDCQTNTLYGDDVAYIHDVGYSGLCESWEDGLLELFRAAGIADGKIVDLGCGGGRWTQRLAAAGYTPVGVDISAAMIDLATKRLPSAEFHVASVWDYQFPRCRAVTALSEVLCYRSPTCDDPDLSDLFNRVFTALQPGGLFLFDVTEIGLDQDGQRTFSEGDDWACLVRYENDDATRRLQRHITSFRKVGSDYRRAAETHTAQLFDADELTGLLKQAGFEVRMTRKFGAADLLPYRCGLIARKPQL; encoded by the coding sequence ATGCCGACCGACTGTCAAACCAACACGCTCTATGGTGACGATGTCGCCTACATCCATGACGTCGGTTACAGCGGGCTGTGCGAGAGTTGGGAGGATGGGCTGCTAGAGCTTTTTCGAGCGGCCGGAATCGCTGACGGCAAGATTGTCGATCTCGGTTGCGGTGGTGGCCGTTGGACTCAGCGACTCGCCGCCGCCGGCTACACGCCGGTGGGAGTCGACATTTCGGCGGCGATGATCGATCTGGCGACCAAGCGTTTGCCCTCGGCTGAGTTTCATGTCGCGTCGGTTTGGGATTACCAGTTCCCTCGCTGTCGCGCGGTGACGGCGCTCAGCGAGGTGCTCTGCTATCGATCGCCGACCTGCGACGATCCCGATCTTTCCGACTTGTTCAATCGCGTCTTCACTGCCCTGCAGCCGGGCGGCCTGTTCCTCTTTGACGTTACCGAAATTGGGCTCGATCAGGACGGCCAGCGGACGTTTTCCGAAGGCGATGACTGGGCTTGCTTGGTCCGCTACGAAAACGACGACGCGACTCGGCGGTTGCAGCGTCACATCACCTCGTTCCGCAAAGTGGGCAGCGACTACCGCCGCGCCGCCGAAACACACACGGCGCAGTTGTTTGACGCCGACGAGTTAACCGGCCTACTAAAGCAGGCCGGTTTCGAGGTTCGCATGACTCGAAAGTTTGGTGCCGCCGACCTGCTGCCGTACCGATGCGGGCTGATCGCTCGCAAGCCGCAGCTCTAA